The sequence below is a genomic window from Saccopteryx leptura isolate mSacLep1 chromosome 3, mSacLep1_pri_phased_curated, whole genome shotgun sequence.
gacataaagtacttggtaagtaattattatcatatgctttaacttgctgtaactctgctttataaattttataaagtaaagttacttccctactttataaatcaccattactgtggaaccggtgggcagttagaaaattttactactaacagatataaaagtgggtcgtaggtataaaaaagttgactacccctgctctaaccaactgagttacctggctaGGACACAGTCGATTTCTCTGTTCATCTTCTTTATTATGTGTCaccccaccaaaaaaaataaaaaaaagtaagctcTACATGGGCAGAAATTCCTGTTTGTTTAATTCACTGTTTATCACCAGTGTCTACTAAGGTGCCTAAACATTTGAATAAACAAAATTGTACTTACTAACACTTAGGAGAGTGCCTGCACACCTCAgtactaaataaatgtttgctgagcaAGTTAAATACATACAACACCTTCTGGACATTCTGCAAAGGGGTTGTTATTGACACCCAAAGGTAGTATTTTATAGGGAACCATGCAAATAACAGTGGTAAGTCCTCAACATTTATCCTCATAACAATACTATGAGGAAAAATTatgagccccattttacagatgagaaaagacaGGCGATGAACTTTATGTCTTGTTCAAAGCAGGAACTCCAGTGGCGTGAGTGGGTGATCATTGTATTCTAGGGTCATGTAACAATAGTAAAAGGTATTGAACAAGGGTGTCCGTGGAAGAGACAGCTGGACAGGATATTTGGTGGACAGTAGGGTCCAGGCAGGGAGGCCCCCTTGGATACTGAACCCCATCACTCTAGATTCCAGAGTATTAATCAATTTAAGTGAGCATGGGAATTCAGAGACAGGAACTATTGCCAGAGGCCAGAATTTGACAGAATGTGGAATGTAGGTAGGGATGGGACATTTGGGAGGTTCAGGTCTATGTGAGAATGAACCATTAGGAGGACCCACATGTTAGCTGTGATGTCATTCATTCAGAAGGGCTTAGCATGTTGTCAGGGCAGAAGGTTGCGGGCACAAGAGGATATTTGCAGAATGAAATGTCATGGGAGTCTAGAACCTTCTTGAGTACAAAGAGGGGTCTAGAACATTGGCAAGGAATAGATATCTGAAGTGGTATAGAATGTTTTCAAGGCCATGGGACACAGAATGTCGTTGGGATGGGTATTTAAGTGTTCCACAGATAAAACATAGATGGTGATCTGGGTTTATGTTGAAACAGTTGGGAGACCAGGCACGTGTCTGGGTTGAGACATTCAAGGGACCACGATGTTTCCGGTGGTGCTGGCGGTGACCGAGTGCTTTTGAAACACGGAATGTCAGCTGGGATGGGACGTTTTGAGAACAGGGATCTCTGGTTCCAGTGGAACactctgggaggggcagagaagggctGGGCAAACTGGGTGAGGCCGTGGGTAAGTCAACCCGACTTTTATTGTGGGCCCTTCGTCCATTTCCGCTCCTGAGTGTTCTGTTTTTTGATAGTTTCTTGGATCCATGAAACATACTGAGAGACTCGAGTGTAGACGCCAGGCCGGTTGGGCTGCCCGCAGGGGAAGTCTCCCCAGGAGATGATGCCATAGAGTGTTCCATTACAGACCAGGGGGCCGCCGGAGTCACCCtgtgtgggggagacagagatgTGGGGGGCTTGTTAGAACCAAACAAAGGCAGAGGTGCGGCTCTGTGCTGAGAGGGAAAGATGGAGCTAGACAgacatggaggcagagacagaggaatATAGGGAGACAGTGGGAGACAGACAAGGCAAaaacacagagggacagagaatgCGAGACAGAAATAGGAAGACAGAGACGGACAGGAAGAGACTTTTGTGTCTccatttctctgtccctctgtgtttTATTAAAGTGGTGGCAGCTTACCTCACACACGTGTTCTTGTTCCCCTGGCAACCAAATCCCACCTTGTGCCCCTGCACCCCTGTGTTATGGTTTCTCCCTGCCATctcactttttttggggggagggcgaaaaaggaagagacagagagagagacagaggcaagggagagagttgagaagcatcaattctttgttgcagcaccttagttgttcattgattggtttctcatatgtgccttgaccagggggctacagcagagccagtgaccccttgctcaagccagtgaccttgggcttaacctggtgagccttgcttaaaccagatgagcctgagctcaagctggcaacctcggggattcgaacctgggtcctgcgtcctgtgcgtcccaggctgatgctctatccactgcaccactgcctggtcaggccctgccaTCTTACTGTTGAgttccagtggtcagcaaactgctgcTTGCGagacacatgcagctctttggccccttgagtgtggctcttccacaaaataccatgtgcaggtgctacctcgataaggaatgtatctacctatatagtttaagtttaaaaaaaaattggacctgtggtggcgcagtggataaaatgtcgacctggaaatgctgaggtcgccggtttgaaaccctgggcttgcctggtaaaggcacatatgggagttgatgcttccagctcctccccccttctctctctctgtctctctctcctctctaaaatgaataaattaaaaaaaaaattttgttaaaaataaaaaatcattaaaaaaaaaaaaaggcctgacctgtggtggcgcagtggataaagcatcggcctggaaatgctgaggttgccggttcgaaacccagggcttgcctggtcaaggcacatgtggaagttgatgcttccagctcctcatcccttctctctctctgtctctcctctctctcctctctctccgctcccctctctctctcctctctaaaaatgaataaataaaattaaaaaaaacaaacaccagcttaaaaaaaaatggctctcaaaagaaatttcaatcgttgtactgttgatatttggctctgttgactaatgagtttgctgaccactggatcTGGACAGGGTTGGTGCCCATGTCTGCTGCCTCTCCCCCTGAGCCCACATTAACCTTATTATGTAGTAATAGTAACACATTATCATTACTGATAAAACACTCAGCATGGATTCATTATCATATCCTTTCCCACTCAACCAAACCTCAAGCTAAGAAACCTCCTCCATAGGCTCCCTTCCGGGAGCACGCAGGTgcctttcccctccttttccttctcctctgttAGACACAGGCTGTCATTGTACCTTAGTTTGGTACCAGCCTCCTGTTTGGTGAATGACTCCTCCCCATCCTCGATCTATGCACTTGTCCCTgcacctcccagcccccaccaTTAGTCATGTGACCCAGACATGGCCCATTAGAGAACCCCACAGCTCTGGCCAGAATGATGGCTCCAGCCTAGTGAGAGTCATGCTCAAGATGTTGATGTGAGTCTTTAACACATTTTGTGTGGACCTGTATCCCTACTGCCTGAGCTGGGACTTCTGGACTTTTCAGTTACAAAAGCCAGTGTTCTGCTTAAGACTGACTGGTTCCTTCAAAGCTAGAAGCACATCCTTTCCCTTCAAGCCTCTGTCCCCACCTCCATGCTAGCTTCCCATTCTGGCTGGGGGCAGCCCCTAACCCGGCCCGCGGGGCCTCACCTCGCAGGAGTCCTTGCCACCTTCCGGTGAGCCGGCGCACAGCATGTTGGGTGTGATCCTCCTCGGGTAGGCTTGGCGACACTCCTCATCTGAGCGTAGCTGAATGTTGGCACACTGTAAGGTTTGTGGGTAGCTcactgaggaggagagagaggaaggtctAAGGATATCTGTCTTGGACAGGCCATGAGGTGGAAGCTAAACAGAAGTTGGCAGAAAACAGAGgtggggtgcctgaccaggcggtggcgcagtggatagagcgttgaactgggacacagaggacctgggtttaagaccccaaggttgcttgagcccaacgtcgctggcttcagcaaggggtcactcggtctgctgtagccccctggccaaggcacatatgagaaatcaattaatggacaacaaaggaactgcaacgaagaattgatgtttctcatctctctcccttcctgtctgtctgtccctctctctgactctctctgtctctgccagagacggggctgccctggccagatagctcagttggttcgagcattgtcccaatatgaaaaggttgccggtttgatgctgggtcagggcacatacagaaacagatcaatgtttctttctctctctctctttctctctctcccttcctctttccctaaaatcaataaataaaaaatattaaaaataaaaaagaaagcagatggggagagggagatgaTGGAGGTATGGGATATGTGTTTCGGAAAGTGATGGAAGTAACCAACACCTGGAGAGAAATGAGGGCAGAGAGGACACAGgacagaaaaggggagggagagataaagagggaCCGGACAGGGAACTGAGTGCAAATGAGCCCTGATGGGAGAGCTCTGCTGGTTAGAGCGCCCTCCCACTGCACCAATGTTGCGggttggatccccggtcagggcatgtgcaagaagcaaccaataagtgcattaaaaaatgtaacaaatagatgtttctctctctctttctcaaatcaataaataaaaaattaaagagaaaaagaacaaagaaaaagggaGTTGGGAGAAATAGGAAGCCAGAGATGGTGAGAGAGAATTGTAGATGCAGACAACACAGGAGGGGTGGAAAGGACTGCAGGGGACCAGGGAACAGCTGAGCAGAAAGACACAgtacgaggccctggccggttggctcagtggtagagcgtcggcctggcgtgcaggagtccgggttcgattcccggccagggcacacaggagaagcgtccatctgcttctccacccttccccctctccctcttcttcctctctgactctctcttcccctcccgcagccaaggctccactggagcaaagtttgcccgggcgctggggatggctctgtggcctctgcctcgggcgctagaatggctctgattgcaacagagcgacgccccggatgggcagagcatcgccccctggtgggcatgcccggtggatcccggtcgggcgcatgtgggagtctgtctgactgcctcccgtttccagcttccgagaaatacaaaaaaagaaaaaaaaaaaaaaaaagaaagacacagaaCAAGGCCGGGGGCGCGCTGGGGCTGGCAGAGGGGACTCACCCTTCTCTGCGGCCTTAAATCGCCTTTATCTCCTACACTGAGGATGTAGTTGTTCATGTTTTATTATGTTTAGTATAGTAACTATCAACCTATCAAAATACCGTGTACTTTATAAATCATAGCTATGTAAGCTGATTCAAATAAATGTATGcacaaacaaatattaaataaatacataaatatatatactaatgTAGAAAATAAATCTGATTTTCATAATTTGCATATTTATATACAGATGTAtaatgtctctttttaaaataggCACACAATATGTAGAATATATTGTAACAGTTATGAATTTGTATagatataatgtatatgttataatatataacttaacatatttatcaatttataaaggatatataactatatatttataaatttacactgctcaccaaaattaggagatatttcaaaatgaatatgaaatgataaaatatcccctaattttggtgagcagtatatttttgtataaaaaatatatgtaacttTATACATcgttatatttaatatatttaatatgtacctatattcttttcttgtttttctttcttttcttttttttttttttttgtatttttctgaagtgagaagcagggtggcagagagacagactcctgcatgtgcccgaccaggatcacctggcatgcccaccagggagcgatgctctgttgcaactggagccattctagcccctgagctggaggccatggagccgtcctcagtgcccgggccaactttgctccaatggagccttggctgcgggaggggaagagagagacagggaggaaggatagggggaggggtggagaagcagatgggtgcttctactatgtgctgtgccctgaccgggaatcaaaccagggacatccacacgcccagccaacgctctaccactgagccaactagctagggacttgtttttcttctttataatgacaaatatatctttaaaattttcactCTTCTATGTAAAGGAATCTTTCTACAAACTTGCTTCCCATTGTCCGCCAGTTTCCCTGGCCACTCTGCAGGGCCCCAGACCACTTGGCAGGTACATACCTTGGGGGCTGGTGGTGGTGCCCCAGCCAGACACCCGACAGCAGGTGCCGGGGGGCAGGCAGCCACTGCGGGAGAGAGGCAGGACGTGGGTGTGGCTTGAGAGCTGGGCCGGCGACTGTAGCTCCAGAAGCATGATGTCGTGGTCATGGTTCAGGTGTGTGGGGCTGCTCTGGTACTGAGGGTGGGGGATGGAGCGGACTACGTCCCTCAcctgctctcccttctccacaAGCCCCAGGGCATGCTTGCCCAGGTGAACTTGGTACCCGCTGTGGGTGCAGGAATAGGGTGGTTAGAGAAGGTGAGCCCTTCCCCAGGtcagcccagccccagcctctcCCCGGTCTCCCCTTCCTCACCCTCAAACACATCTCCTTCCACACCAACTCCCCTCCCACCCAGATCTCCTACTGCAAGTCCATTTCCACTCCACATTCCATTCTCATCCATGCCCATCCCAACCGCATCCTCAAATGCAGCCCCACCAGTCCCTTTATCATTCCTGCCCCATGCTCCCCTGGCCCCCACATACTCCTTCAGACAGTGTGCTGCAGTGAGGACCCATCTGGGGTGGACGAGGACCCCCCCACAGAGCAGCCGCCCATGTACCAGCAAGGCTGCCTGccagggctgagagtgggggaTGCAGGTGTAGCCACCTGGGAGAAACCCATTGGTCCCATTGGTGCCATTGATAATCTTGGGATACTCTTGAGAGACGCctggagaagaagaggaaatgtTAGAGAACTGGGTTCTTAGGACGAGGGGGAGGAGGCCTGGAGGTGTAGTTCCTGAGCTTGGGGAGGGGGTCAGAATTTGCCCTAGGTGACCAGGGACTGATGGTTCATTTCTTGGCCACTGGGAGTTGCCATTTTCTATCTAGTAGAGATGAGTCAGGGCAAAGAGATGACAAAGTGCTTTTTTCACAGAAGGGTCATTCCCTCCATTGGGGATTGAAGGAAGAGTTCACCAAATGAGGATGCTTCTGTGAAGCAGAAGTCTGGCTTTCTCTCCACTTGCATTTTCTCTCGTTCCAACTGGGGATGGATTTCAAGAGGTAGAAGTGAGAAGGACCTATACTACCTCCAAGACAGCATCCACCCATCTCTCTtctaacaccttttttttttgtatttttctgaagtgagaagcggggaggcagagagacagactcccacatgcacctgtccgggatccaactggcaagcccaccagggggcaatgctctgtccatttggggtgttgctccgctgcaaccagagccattctagtgcctgaggcaactttgctccaatggagtcttagctgcagaaggggaagagagagatagagaggaaggagagggggaagaagcagatgggcgtttctcctgtgtgccctgtccaggaatcgaacctgggacttccacatgcagggccgacactctactgctgagctagctggccagggcctcttttaacATCTTTTTACTGGGCTCCTTTGTGTCTTCAAATACCATCTGTAGGCTAACTGTTCCCAAATTCAAAGTTTGCAGGACTCTGAGTCATGTGACCATTGCTAATCTCCTAGGCCTCatctcccacctctctcctcttCACTTACTCTGTTCGTTTCGTGGATCTGTTCTTTAAACAGACTGGGTTCTCTGCCCCTTTCTCGAGACCTGTGCTCTCCACTATggtagccactggccacatgtcGCTATTTACATTTAGACTAGttaaaatgaaacttaaaagttcagttcttgcctgaccaggtggtggcgcagaggatagagcattggactgggatgccgaggaccaaagttcgagaccccgaggtcgcaagcttgagtgcgggtttatctggtttgagaaaagctcaccaggccctggccagttggctcagtggtagagcgttggcctggtgtgcaggagtcctgggtttgattcctggccagggcacacaggataagcgcccatctacttctccacctctccccctctccttcctctctgtctctctcttcccctcccgcagccaaggctccattggagcaaagatggcccgagtgctgaggatggctctgtggcctctgcgtcaggcgctaggatggctctggatgcaacagagcgatgccccggaggggcagagcatcgccccctggtgggcgtgccgggtggatcctggtcgggcgcatgcaggagtctgtctgactgcctccccatttccagcttcggaaaaatgcaaaaaaaaaaaaagctcaccagcttagacccaaggtcgctggctcaagcaaggggtcattcggtgtgctgaaggcctgtggtcaaggcacatatgagaaagcaatcaatgaacaactaaggtgtcgcaatgcgcaaggagaaactaatgattgatgcttctcatctctccgttcctgtctgtctgttcctgtttatccctctgactctctgtctctgtaaaaaaaaaaaaaaaaaaaaaaaaaaaattcagttcttgGCAGCTCTCCCTACGGAGCTCACATGCATTTTTCCCtactgcccccctccccaggcaTGTTCTtacctctatctttctctctctttctctctctcctaagctccaaggacccttcttttgcctctgtcacttgtttcctgagctcatTTCTTCTACAGCTCCCTTCTTCTACcgctgtgactttctaaataaactttctcaagccctggctgagtaactcaggtggttagagcattgtcccaatatgccaaggtgtgagtttgatccccggtcagggcatcataagtggaacaacaaattgatgttttttttcctctctctctctctctctctctctctctctctcaaaatcaatgtataaatgaaaaaaaaattaaattaaaattgcctttctcttatagtttgaatcttggctctgaattctttcttagccagaactcaagtactgaggttgcAGAATCCAGGTGCATTCTGATACCACGGATCTAAGACCTGGTGCTACTGCACCACCAACATATTTAGAAGTATAACCTGATCTCCCTACGTCCCCTGCATATTCTTgtcttctagttctgtgaaatgagTTTTTCAGTACACCctaagtttaaataaaattcagttcttcaggCACATGAGTCATATTTGAAATCTTCCATAGATGCAAGTGGCCAGTGGCCGCCATATTGGACTGTGTAAATATGGGAGGGACACAGACTTAGCACTATGTCTGGCACTGGAGTCACAGTAGTTGACTCTGGAACAGAGCAAGTCTCATCCTGAGT
It includes:
- the KLK13 gene encoding kallikrein-13: MWPQAAVITFLSMAFSGGVSQEYPKIINGTNGTNGFLPGGYTCIPHSQPWQAALLVHGRLLCGGVLVHPRWVLTAAHCLKDGYQVHLGKHALGLVEKGEQVRDVVRSIPHPQYQSSPTHLNHDHDIMLLELQSPAQLSSHTHVLPLSRSGCLPPGTCCRVSGWGTTTSPQVSYPQTLQCANIQLRSDEECRQAYPRRITPNMLCAGSPEGGKDSCEGDSGGPLVCNGTLYGIISWGDFPCGQPNRPGVYTRVSQYVSWIQETIKKQNTQERKWTKGPQ